The Glycine soja cultivar W05 chromosome 9, ASM419377v2, whole genome shotgun sequence sequence TAGAATATGAGTTGTATTCCAATGTCAAGGTGCTTCTTTCAATTTCATCGGAGTTTTTGGATTTGATGAAAGTCGTATATATCTTAGATTTAGTTTAAcgttaaaagaataatatttgatattcttcttttttcaatctAGTGTATTAACCCACTTgtatctttatttcttttttatatgacCCTGCAAAATCCTCGTACTCGTATTAATACTTTTTGTACTCTGTTTCTATgaattttgcttataaaaaaagataatgtgGTGTTAATATGCTAACACAACAGCTAACGTGATACTGATACCGACAGACATGATCATCTAAGACAAATATTAGCGTGATATTGACATGTTGACATATAACACTGAACTCCAAACCTTAAGACCAAAAATAAAGGTTAGCTCTTGTGGTCGCTATAATTAATTGTTGAAGACATTTTTGGTAGATAACCACCGTGATTATGAATGCATTAATGATGTTCATCAATCATCTATGCGTACAATAACAAAAAAGGATAATTCAGGTGAGTCGACAAATTTCTACCCCAGGTAAATTACGGTACTCTACCTTCAATTATGAGGTACCCTAAGTAGTACAAATGAAAGGATGCTACAAGAAGTTGGCGGAAACGGAAAACCAATTCCAAGTTTCTGACTCCACCAACCAATtagaaaaagtattttaaaatttgaactaaCTCATCCAATACAGCCTCGACAACTCGACCAGGGTGCTGCAAAAACCTGAAAAACTACCTAACGCTCAGCTCAATTGCACTCAACAATTAAAATTCCAACTGATATTGTAAACAAGGGAATCATACCCTAAAAATTAGGGACAAAAAAAGTACAGGCACAATAAACCACTCAAATAAATTGTTAATCCTGTTTGAAACCTGCTCCCTCTACTCAATTAATTTGATGTAATAATTCAATATAACAATATTAACATCGGGTACTGAAACTCACCATACCAATAACTAACTTCGTTAGCACGTGGAGTGTAGGGTGTCACAGCCAAAATATTTGGACCCACTTCTTCCTAATTTTGGACActtttatcaatatttatttacaattcTGCGTAGCCGATAGTGTAGTTGATAGAAAATTAAATCCCAAAGGTTATTTCTGATCCAGAGACAGATGCTAAATAGTCGATGTAATTAACTCTTGAAACCATTTTTGGTAGATAGCCAACATTATCATGAATCTAGTCACGAGTCTCATGATCATGAcctgagtatatatatatatatattgttccgCTGAAATGAAATATTTCCATCCCGAGAGGATGAGAGTTAACTCTAAATTCTTACAATTACTTGTGTGTCAACCACGTTGAAATTTAAAAGCTTAATTAAAACATATCTATACTGTCCCGAGGTATTGACTGAGGGAACTTCAAGTTCACCACTGCACTTGACAGTAATATGACTTCGACTCGACTGATCTTGTAACTTGTAAGTTCTGTaggttgttaaaaaaaaaaaagaggctaaaataacttttttaaaaatccaaTAATTGTGTAtcgaaaaaaaatccaataattgaaattatatgtacatatataataaattataaaattaaaattttatttgttaatattttaattgacagttaattttgcatttttcttttcaaaaatgttaaattaaaagatatatatcTTCGGACTATCAATTATGAAACCTAGTCTAACACTATGtcgttataaaaaaatagtccaACACTATAACATGCTAGTGGGCAAACTTagctttaattaaaaataaacaaaaaaatgtttaaacgtGATTCAAAATccaataatttttgttgttgttacaaGATCCAATAATATGAAAAACGGATAAcgaatttatatttatcaaatatagtattctttttgtttgcaaatttgatattttttaaaagataaatgctAAAGGTTAAGGAATTAAATGCAAAAAGTTATTATAGAGAAAGTTTTTTAACCAATATTCTTAAGATTAATATgaccctttaaaaaaaaagaaaaaaaatgaaagtgttGCTCAGtctcaataaattaatatacattACAATTAACGATGTGTATTCAGCATTACAATTTTCCATTCCCATGATAAAGTGTTGCACGATTGTCACAGTCTTCAATTTTAGCTTTGCTAACAGTTTACATCTAAAATAGATCAAAGCATGTCAACCTATATAAAGCCACATGGAAAATCTCTTAGCTTTAcgtctttgtttcttcttttctttttcttctaaagATTCACATTAAGGCTGGCCCATCAAGCTGGGCTCAAATTGCCAGATCTAGTAAAAGTTAAGGAGTAGAAGTTCATACATGGTTCATGATAGTCTGAGAGTATATTTGGTTTATCATCCAACTTGTTGTGTATAAATTTTAAGGCAATTCAACGAATCAACtaaaattgaacacaaaaaGAAGAGTTATTGATATTTTTGCTACCAACTTCCGTTTGCAATGATTACACAAACATATAGTATTTATAGGTGTAAGTTGAGGACTCTTGGTTTGAGGTGGATTCCTATATAGGTTGACTGATTGATGATCATCATTATTAGACTAGGTTCCCCCGAGGCTACTTGCAAACCTGAGAATAGTGTTGCAATAAACGAAGGCTTTGCCGATCGGACTTGGGCCAAAGAATAGTGTGGTCGATTTTGGTCTGATGAGCCATTTTGGGCCTGAATCCGACCAAGCCCGACCGGTGCTCAGCCCTATCCTCTACACTTTGACCTCAAGCCACCAACTAGGCTACTTGCAAACCTGAGACTCAAGGAAAGTCACATCATACTTAAGAAGTCCTTTTCAGTCTAATGAGGAGGTTGGTAGCAAAAAACTACATCAATCTAAGGGCTCCTAAGTTCCCTCGGGGGAACCTAGTCTAATGATGATCATCAATCAGTCAACCTATATAGGAATCCACCTCAAACCAAGAGTCCTCAACTAGTCGAGATGTCATAAACCTTCTGTGGTCTAAGGTGGACATCAAATCTATTGAGCGTTGAAGCTTTTTTTAGGTTGAACCCATTGGAATAGGCCAGGACAAAAGCTTAGCATGTGTTTGGtttaaatgaatgaaaaagatatGAAAGAGAAAtcagataaaatatttgaattaagatTAAGTGTCGTAGAAATGTGAGATCCATACTAGTTATTAAAACTTTGGTCTCAAATTGACCCAACTACCGAGGGAAATTTAAACCCAACACTACCTTAATCTAGAAGACAAGCCAAATCAAGTTTGCAAACTTCACACAACTAGTTAGAGAATGTTGGTATGAGAAGCTATCTTTTACTCATAAGCACCATGTTCATCACTAAGAAAATGTAGATCACTCCGTCTTCGTTAAATCCACATCTACACCCTTCACAGCTCTACTATAATATACATTGATGGCATCATATTAGCAGGAGATTCCCTAGATGAATTTTGCTTCGTTAAGGACCAACTTTGCACTTCCTTTAACATTAAGAGCCTTAAAGTTCTCAAGTATTTGCCTGGGATCAAAGTTGCTCATTCAGTTCATGACATATCCCGTTGTCTATGAAAGTATTTTCTCAACTTGTTCCATGACTCTATCTTTCTTAGTTTGCACTTTGCAGCCTCAATCTTGTGGGCAAGAATACGTCTCAGCTAAACCTAACTATATATATTAGGGACCTATGACCAATACCGCTAACTCGATTATGATAAATAATCGAGTTATGTAAAAATGGGGAGGGGGATGAGGAACATGACTTTTGGGTTATGTTACTTATGCAAATTCAATTTAACCACATTTAAACCATCCCAATTCTCATAACTAGCGaggtaaaaaatatttgagcCTATATCTCTTTTTTTGGCCAAACAAAAACCGCTTTGGCCCAGAAAAAATTATGGGATTGAACATGTGAGCAAGATGGATTTAGCCATACTTTCACAgctacatttttaataaaatgtttattccCTCAATTCTGAAATATtaatttccattttaattagctacccaaatattgaaattaaattatctaatTCTCACTCCGTTTGTCCCAACAAAAGGATACTAGTTCTACCACTTCCCGTCCTGAGAAAATAGTCAaaaccagaaaacattttatgaTGTTACTTGAAGCTGGTTGATGCCTGTCGCTTCTGCTCATAAAACATCACATTAACAACCAACAATTCGCAACAGGGCATTAACAAACTGTTCTACACATGTAACTTCAGAATCGTTGTATATAATTCACACCCTTTACTTATTTATAAACACAAACCATATATTGAGCACCAAAGTAAACTTGTTTATCTTGTCAAAAGAGAGCTTCCCTCTTTGATGAGAACAAACACACTGCCACCATCACCCCTTGAGATACGTAATTCTTCATCAAGGTATGTAGTGAGTAACCAGGACTGAGCATTGCTGTTGGAAATTGGGATCTTCAAGGGAGGCCTACTTGAAATTGTTTTCACCACCGATGAGGCTGTGTCTTGGACAGAGGTAAGGATTCCTTTGAAAGGTGTAAGGTCAATCTTTTGACCCAGAAGTTCCACATTTTCTGGTATCTCTAGTGAGTCCGTAAGCTGTGGAGTGCCAATTATGCCTTCCTCAAATTTTATCTAAACAACATGCAAGATGAAAAAGTGTCACTTATGGAGCTAAATCAAGATGTTAAACTATAATACGATAGTCCAAATCAAGATGCTAAACTAATATCATATGATTGCCAAAATTCAATTTAGTACAAACAGACCTGCACACGTTTTGGACTTCGAACATCGAATTTGGCATTAGTACTAATTGAGGTGGTGGCCAAAGGACCAGCGAACTGAACAGAGTTTTGGACGGTAAAATTCAGCGTGTCAATAGTCTGAGATATTTCCTCTACCTTGACCAATGGTAGTGTTCCACTTGACAACAATGGGAATAAACCTGCAAAGGACGTATACCTGCGGAAACCACAAATCCACCCATGAGTTGGtaaccaaaaattatatattaggtTACGTAATATATGTATTGAGAAAACTAAACATTTCATTGAAATTAGGTGCAGGGATATTCACTTCCATTCGCACGAACATCCAATTGAAGAACTAAAAGAAGGTGTCACTAAAATATCCAATTGAACACAAACCATATAAGAAACCTTGTACAATTCTATTCAATAACAGCCCATGCAAATTAATTGGAATTAAGAAAGcgcagagaaaaaaagaagcaagttAAAATAAGCGATTTTGAGCAATTGGTAGCTTACGCGAGAATCCATTTTCCGTTGAGGAGAGTCAAGGCGTCAGTGGGAGCAGGGTTAGGGTTCTTGGCCTCTAGCTGAGTGATGAGTTCAACGATCTCTGCTCTCGTTTCACTCGTTGCTTTCAGTCCAAGATCCGTGCCATAAAACGAATCCACCAAAGCCTTCTTCAGCTTCTCCGTTTCCGTTTCCGTCTCCGTCGGTTTCTCCTCCACCGCCACTCCTCCGCCGTatgcctcctcctccttctccggGCCCCACTCGTCGTCGCTCGTCACCGCTCGGACACGCCCCACCGGCCTCGCGAAATCGGCGACCATCCTCGGCCTTCCGACAGATTTGGTCGAAACTCCGACGCTGCTGCGCGGTGGCGAAGTAGAGGGTGAAGAGTTGAGCGGCGGCATGCAGAGGAGTTTGTTGAGGTGAGAGAGAGACGCCATTGTTCAGAGAACAGAACCGAACGCAACAGAGAAGGGAAGAGGTGGATTTTATAACGACACGTGAGCTTTGAGAAATTCACTGTCCAAACTTCTAACGTTGACACgttgtaaaatgaaaaaaagtgtGGTCTTCGCCGGAAAGACATTATTCTCcttgcatttatttattatattaatattaattaattagttaaattagtTTCAACTAAAATTTAAGTGCCTTTGTGACATTcataaataagttttaatttgattcatAAAGACCTGTAGGCTGTAGGGAAATaactgtaattttaattttttttaatgtaatattaattattttttatttatatccattacAATATTAATGAGgggtaaaaatattaaaaatgaattaataataatagtgttaattttataaaattataattatttttcatttaattattagtttttttatctgtgtaaaataatttaagataagAATTATAATGAGGCAGAAGAAgaagtaattaaattttttaatatataaatcagataatttgtttaattttctgaTAAGTTTGGAGAATGGCAATGCCggtttttaagagaaaaacGGGAATCAAATGAGATAGATAGGAGAGACGTGTAATAGAGTAGAATCTTTTGAGTTTTAGCGGTCATATCAGTGTCTAGCAGTAGAACGGGCTGATATTTGAGGCTTTGAATTTGCGACATGAAAATTCAATGTGTGAGGCACGCAATCAGTTACCCTTTTCTGAGAATCTGAATATGCAAATTCCTAATGGCATCGTGACAACTCTAGAATCTTCTTCCATCTGTTTGTTGTTTTTCGAGCTTAAGCATAGGCCTTTGTTTCTCTTGAGAATTCCAACATTTGTCATGTTCTCATTATATTCACACATTATATTATGCTCGTGTCTACGTGTTATCATCAATATATCTATAaggattaattatgttttttatttctgaattttgtaattttttatttttaatccttaatcAAAAAATTGATCAGTCAGTCATagttcctgaattttttttcatgatcGTGTTTAGTCTCTCCTTTAATGATGTGGAATCATCTGGGACTGATACGTGTTTTTGTGACACGTTTTCTGGAGGCTAAAAACCGCCAGAAATTTCTTTTCATAAGAAACACATGGATCAAATCGTTCAGAGAATACTCCCAGCAACAAAGTTTCATCATTCATTCACGGTTTCACGTAAGAACAACGACATCGAGATCGACGGCGGTGAGAGACCGCCGGCACATTTTCAgaaccaaacataaaaaaatagaaaaaccatGACGGCACCACTGAACCAGCCGGAACAATAAGGGGACGGTCaacaagaaaagagagagagaaagaaaaatagaaggggAAGGAGAAAAGATACACATCGTCTTTGCATCTCCACTTTCTTTATGTTGGGGTGGTTGGATCGTTCAGAAGTGCTCTGGGTGAGTCGAAAGATGAACCTATATATTCTAACTACGATGCACATCTTGCTggtgatgattctgatgcctaTAAGAGAGCACTGGCTGCTGCACATATTGTTAACCCTGCAGTTTCTGCTCTTAACCGCAAAATTTCGTTGCTTAGATATATCGCAGTCCTAGCCACAAATAAGTTTACTGATTAAGGCAATTTATGGGGACAACATGCAATGtaaatgcatgcatgtttgCAGGGTCAACCCAATAAGGTGTAGGGGTATCTATTTGTCTTAGCAGATTAATTGATAAAATCAAATACAAGTTTACAACTATTTGTTCTTGCCTTCTTGGAGTGTTAACCATCATCTTTTTTCTGCTTATGTGTgacattttgtttattgaaacgGGCCTTCGtgttaattttacttatatcgAATTGTCTATTTTGTGACATTTGATTGTGGAAGCTTCAATTTGTAGATTCATCACATAAGTGAACATCAGGGGGATTTACATCAATGGACTATAAATAATCATATAAGTGAATTTGATACCACATTTTAAGATTCAGGTTTATATGTTTTGCTTTTACTTATATAGTGTTCAACCTTCTCATCTTTACATCTGTGAGACTTTATCTTATACTTGTAATCCAATAGTCAGAAATTGGTCTACTTGCTCTTGTTTTCTTTGACTTGTTCAAGGTGGTTGAAGACTTCAACGTTGTTGGATGTTGTTCATATGAGACTTCAACGTCAAGATCTTTGTTCCTGACAAAATTAGAGCCTGCAACATCCACGAATTCTGTAGGTTGAGGCCTTGTTTACCTTCCTCCTTCTGTATAGACCTTTTACCTAATGTTATAATTGTTGTAAAACCTGTAAAGAATAACTatttccaaagaaaaataattgcatAGGCATGTATTAGCAAAATCAAAATGTTGCAAACAAACGAAGAAAGTTAAATCGAAgcacaaacatgcatgcatgccTGAATAAATCGTTTAGCATGAAGGTTAGATAATCTGCATATACGCACACATTTAAAGTCTGAAAGATGAAATATAGAGTCTGATATGTACATTCTCATGTACAAAAACAGAGTTCACTCCACTCCAATATTGGGTGGCCATTTCAGTCACATTGGTACAAGCAAGAATGCTTATCATCTCAGCAATTTCCTTGGTTTCATATCTACATCATGATGCGGAGCAGCATTAATTCACCAAAACAAAGCACCCTAATGAGGCATAGGAATCCAGCAGGTGCCAAAAAATGCAGCCAAAATTTGGCA is a genomic window containing:
- the LOC114368063 gene encoding plastid-lipid-associated protein, chloroplastic-like, which encodes MASLSHLNKLLCMPPLNSSPSTSPPRSSVGVSTKSVGRPRMVADFARPVGRVRAVTSDDEWGPEKEEEAYGGGVAVEEKPTETETETEKLKKALVDSFYGTDLGLKATSETRAEIVELITQLEAKNPNPAPTDALTLLNGKWILAYTSFAGLFPLLSSGTLPLVKVEEISQTIDTLNFTVQNSVQFAGPLATTSISTNAKFDVRSPKRVQIKFEEGIIGTPQLTDSLEIPENVELLGQKIDLTPFKGILTSVQDTASSVVKTISSRPPLKIPISNSNAQSWLLTTYLDEELRISRGDGGSVFVLIKEGSSLLTR